In a single window of the Pelodiscus sinensis isolate JC-2024 chromosome 18, ASM4963464v1, whole genome shotgun sequence genome:
- the RAE1 gene encoding mRNA export factor RAE1, with protein MSLFGSTSGFGTGGTSMFGSTATDNHNPMKDIEVTSPPDDSIGCLAFSPLTLPGNFLIAGSWANDVRCWEVQDNGQTIPKAQQMHTGPVLDVCWSDDGSKVFTASCDKTAKMWDLNSNQAIQIAQHEAPVKTVHWIKAPNYSCVMTGSWDKTLKFWDTRSPTPMMTLQLPERCYCADVVHPMAVVATAERGLIVYQLENQPSEFRRIESPLKHQHRCVAIFKDKVNKPTGFALGSIEGRVAIHYINPPNPAKDNFTFKCHRSNGTNTSAPQDIYAVNGIAFHPAHGTLATVGSDGRFSFWDKDARTKLKTSEQLDQPISACCFNHNGNIFAYASSYDWSKGHEFYNPQKKNYIFLRNAAEELKPRNKK; from the exons ATGAGTTTGTTTGGATCAACCTCAGGGTTTGGAACTGGTGGAACCAGCATGTTTGGAAGTACAGCAACAGATAATCACAACCCCATGAAG GATATTGAAGTAACATCTCCACCTGATGACAGCATTGGTTGTTTAGCCTTCAGTCCACTAACCTTGCCTGGTAATTTCCTTATTGCAGGATCCTGGGCAAATGAT GTTCGGTGTTGGGAAGTTCAGGATAATGGACAGACTATTCCGAAAGCTCAGCAGATGCACACAGGGCCCGTACTAGATGTATGCTGGAGTGAT GATGGAAGTAAAGTATTTACTGCTTCTTGTGATAAAACTGCCAAAATGTGGGATCTCAACAGTAACCAGGCCATACAAATTGCACAG CATGAAGCCCCTGTTAAGACTGTCCATTGGATTAAAGCACCCAACTATAGCTGTGTGATGACAGGAAGTTGGGATAAAACTTTGAAG TTCTGGGATACACGATCACCAACTCCTATGATGACATTACAGCTACCTGAAAGATGCTATTGTGCTGATGTG GTACATCCCATGGCAGTTGTGGCTACTGCAGAAAGGGGTTTGATAGTGTACCAGTTAGAGAATCAGCCTTCTGAATTTAGAAGAATAGAATCTCCACTTAAACACCAG CATCGTTGTGTTGCTATTTTTAAAGACAAAGTGAACAAACCTACTGGATTTGCCCTTGGAAGCATTGAAGGAAGGGTAGCTATTCACTATATCAACCCACCAAATCC AGCCAAAGATAACTTCACTTTTAAATGTCATCGCTCCAATGGAACAAACACATCAGCACCCCAGGATATCTATGCT GTGAATGGGATAGCGTTTCATCCTGCCCATGGCACCCTTGCAACTGTAGGATCTGACGGTAGATTCAGCTTTTGGGATAAAGATGCACGAACAAAGCTAAAAACATCAGAACAGCTTGACCAGCCAATATCTGCCTGTTGTTTTAATCACAATGGGAATATTTTTGCATATGCTTCTAGTTATGACTGGTCTAAG